The Primulina eburnea isolate SZY01 chromosome 6, ASM2296580v1, whole genome shotgun sequence genome contains a region encoding:
- the LOC140835142 gene encoding adenosylhomocysteinase-like, which yields MALLVDKTTSGREYKVKDMSQADFGRLEIDLAEVEMPGLMASRAEFGPSQPFKGAKITGSLHMTIQTAVLIETLTALGAEVRWCSCNIFSTQDHAAAAIARDSAAVFAWKGETLQEYWWCTERALDWGPDGGPDLIVDDGGDTTLLIHEGVKAEADYEKTGKVPDPNSTDNAEFQIVLTLIRDGLKSDSKKYTKMLDRLVGVSEETTTGVKRLYQMQASGTLLFPAINVNDSVTKSKFDNLYGCRHSLPDGLMRATDVMIAGKVGVVCGYGDVGKGCAMALKQAGARVIVTEIDPICALQALMEGFQVLTLEDVVSEADIFVTTTGNKDIVMVSHMRKMKNNAIVCNIGHFDNEIDMHGLETFPGVQRIVIKPQTDRWVFPDTKSGVIVLAEGRLMNLGCATGHPSFVMSCSFTNQVIAQLELWKEKGTGKYEKKVYVLPKHLDEKVASLHLGKLGAKLTKLSQDQANYISIPVEGPYKPLHYRY from the exons ATGGCTCTTTTGGTGGACAAGACTACCTCCGGCCGGGAGTACAAGGTCAAGGACATGTCCCAGGCAGATTTCGGCCGCCTCGAGATCGATCTCGCCGAGGTCGAGATGCCGGGCCTCATGGCTTCCCGGGCTGAATTCGGGCCATCCCAGCCCTTCAAAGGTGCTAAGATCACCGGCAGCCTTCACATGACTATCCAGACCGCTGTTCTGATCGAAACCTTGACCGCATTAGGAGCCGAGGTGAGATGGTGCTCATGCAACATCTTCTCCACGCAAGATCACGCCGCTGCCGCCATTGCGCGCGACAGCGCCGCCGTCTTTGCGTGGAAGGGAGAGACCTTGCAGGAATACTGGTGGTGCACTGAACGGGCTCTTGACTGGGGGCCCGATGGTGGCCCCGATTTGATTGTTGATGATGGTGGTGATACCACTCTGTTGATCCACGAAGGTGTGAAGGCTGAGGCCGATTACGAGAAAACAGGTAAGGTTCCGGATCCGAATTCGACGGATAATGCCGAGTTTCAGATTGTTCTCACTTTGATTCGAGATGGGCTGAAGTCTGATTCCAAGAAGTACACGAAAATGCTAGATAGATTGGTTGGTGTGTCCGAGGAGACAACCACAGGTGTCAAGAGGTTGTATCAGATGCAGGCCAGCGGCACTCTTCTTTTCCCTGCTATTAATGTCAACGATTCTGTCACCAAGAGCAAG TTTGACAACTTATACGGATGTCGCCACTCCCTTCCCGATGGGCTGATGAGGGCCACCGATGTGATGATAGCTGGAAAGGTTGGTGTCGTGTGTGGCTATGGAGATGTCGGCAAGGGCTGTGCCATGGCCTTAAAACAAGCCGGAGCGCGAGTAATTGTGACAGAGATTGATCCAATCTGTGCCCTTCAAGCTCTCATGGAAGGCTTCCAAGTCCTGACCCTAGAAGATGTCGTTTCTGAAGCTGACATCTTTGTCACCACCACTGGTAACAAGGATATCGTAATGGTTTCCCACATGAGAAAGATGAAAAATAATGCCATTGTGTGCAATATTGGTCACTTTGACAATGAAATCGACATGcatggtctcgagactttcccTGGTGTGCAGAGGATCGTCATAAAACCTCAAACCGACCGTTGGGTTTTCCCCGACACGAAGTCTGGGGTCATTGTTTTAGCTGAGGGTCGTTTGATGAACCTGGGCTGTGCTACAGGGCACCCTAGTTTCGTGATGTCGTGCTCTTTTACAAACCAAGTAATAGCTCAACTCGAGTTGTGGAAGGAGAAGGGGACTGGCAAATACGAGAAGAAAGTTTATGTCTTGCCTAAGCATCTCGATGAGAAAGTTGCCTCTCTCCATCTTGGAAAGCTCGGTGCCAAGCTCACAAAGCTTAGCCAAGACCAGGCTAATTATATTAGCATTCCAGTGGAGGGACCTTACAAGCCTCTTCATTACAGATATTAA
- the LOC140835144 gene encoding protein RALF-like 24: MPHSQLPRTFRYILLSVLMLPCFFHNHVGICEGVSLLDLNSAKLSDSSEMTKRVYAEKIGEMAGLEEEMDSESNRRALLMQRRYISYDTLMRDLVPCNKPGASYYNCRDPGMANFYNRGCEVITRCARGG; this comes from the coding sequence ATGCCCCACTCTCAGCTGCCGCGAACCTTTCGCTACATCCTTCTCTCCGTACTAATGTTGCCATGTTTCTTTCACAACCATGTGGGAATCTGTGAAGGGGTCTCGCTTTTGGATCTGAATTCAGCCAAATTAAGCGATTCGAGTGAAATGACGAAAAGGGTCTATGCAGAAAAGATAGGCGAAATGGCAGGATTGGAGGAGGAGATGGATTCGGAGAGCAATCGGAGGGCTCTGTTGATGCAGAGAAGATACATTAGTTACGATACTTTGATGAGGGATTTGGTGCCTTGCAACAAGCCCGGAGCTTCTTATTACAATTGTCGGGATCCGGGTATGGCTAATTTTTATAACAGAGGCTGCGAGGTGATCACGAGGTGTGCAAGGGGAGGTTAG
- the LOC140835143 gene encoding heat stress transcription factor A-5: protein MDVGGGGGGGGPAPFLIKTYEMVDDSSTDAIVSWSASRKSFVVWNPPEFARVLLPSYFKHNNFSSFIRQLNTYGFRKIDPERWEFANEDFVKDQKHNLKNIHRRKPIHSHSQPQGSVDPERAAFEEEIDRLSREKAVLKGNILAYEEQQSAATVPLENLTKRIVDMEQRQERLLSFLDKAVQNPEFVELLAQKLESMDFSAYNKKRRLPEVDHSQSVPENILVDNQSSSRPEFGNKCPQDFCDKLRLELSPTVSDINLLSRSTQSSDDDGISPLGRMNGWPRDEHTRTLGFSCPSETLELSDTGASFTLKMDSSLPCLVGPESPKLHSSQHNLASNKDDDCHISCLLNLSLTSSPLEPNRSQNLAPMPHSSQETNTEPRPNTDENDVSHRLPTKGTSFDNANVPSSSQDIHSKKQEPAAAQIRVNDVFWEQFLTEKPGCSDTEEASSGYRPNAYVEQEEKNSTKGVTRNTKGMEHLTL from the exons ATGGATGTCGGCggcggaggtggtggtggtgggcCTGCGCCTTTCCTTATAAAGACGTATGAGATGGTGGACGATTCATCGACGGACGCAATCGTATCATGGAGCGCTAGCCGAAAAAGCTTCGTGGTCTGgaatccaccggaattcgcccGGGTCCTTCTCCCCTCCTACTTTAAGCACAACAATTTCTCCAGCTTCATCCGCCAGCTCAACACCTAT GGATTTCGGAAAATTGATCCCGAAAGATGGGAATTTGCAAATGAAGATTTTGTGAAAGATCAAAAACATAATCTTAAGAATATTCATCGTAGAAAGCCTATTCATAGCCACAGTCAGCCTCAAGGTTCGGTTGATCCAGAAAGAGCTGCTTTTGAGGAGGAAATTGATAGGTTGTCCCGAGAGAAAGCTGTTCTTAAAGGAAATATATTGGCATATGAAGAGCAGCAGTCTGCTGCAACAGTACCGTTGGAAAATTTAACCAAGCGAATAGTTGACATGGAGCAGAGGCAGGAGAGATTATTAAGCTTCCTCGACAAGGCAGTTCAAAATCCCGAGTTTGTTGAACTTCTAGCTCAAAAGCTCGAATCAATGGATTTTTCAGCATACAATAAGAAAAGGCGACTCCCTGAAGTCGATCACTCTCAATCGGTTCCAGAAAACATTTTGGTTGACAATCAAAGCAGCTCTAGGCCTGAGTTTGGGAACAAATGCCCTCAAGATTTTTGTGATAAGCTGCGGCTGGAGCTATCGCCGACTGTATCAGACATCAACTTGCTTTCGCGTAGCACACAAAGCTCCGATGATGATGGCATAAGTCCTCTAGGAAGGATGAACGGATGGCCAAGAGATGAACATACAAGAACCCTTGGTTTTTCATGCCCCTCCGAGACATTAGAGCTGTCAGACACCGGGGCATCTTTTACCTTGAAGATGGATTCATCTTTGCCTTGCCTAGTGGGACCCGAAAGCCCAAAACTTCACTCCTCGCAGCACAATTTAGCTTCGAACAAGGATGACGATTGTCATATTTCCTGCCTTTTAAATCTCTCCCTTACCTCTTCTCCTTTAGAACCAAACAGAAGTCAAAACTTGGCGCCAATGCCACACTCAAGTCAAGAAACCAATACAGAACCAAGGCCTAACACTGACGAGAATGATGTCTCTCATAGGTTGCCAACAAAGGGGACTTCTTTTGATAATGCTAACGTCCCTTCTTCGTCTCAAGATATTCATAGTAAAAAGCAAGAGCCAGCAGCAGCTCAGATCCGTGTGAATGATGTGTTTTGGGAACAATTTTTAACGGAAAAACCTGGCTGCTCGGATACTGAAGAGGCTAGCTCTGGTTATAGGCCAAATGCTTACGTTGAACAAGAAGAGAAAAATTCGACAAAGGGAGTGACTAGAAACACAAAAGGTATGGAGCATCTTACTCTTTAA